From Arachis stenosperma cultivar V10309 chromosome 2, arast.V10309.gnm1.PFL2, whole genome shotgun sequence, one genomic window encodes:
- the LOC130963705 gene encoding dihydroorotase, mitochondrial-like isoform X2: MIKTLPLPCQVLRFSSKRFENHKRFNCKGTRMELSITQPDDWHLHLRDGDLLEGVIPHSAKHFGRAIVMPNLKPPITTTAAALAYRESILKALPKDSSFTPLMTLYLTDMTSPDEIKRAKKSGAVYGVKLYPAGATTNSQDGVTDLFGKCFPVLEEMVEQDLPLLVHGEVTDPNVDIFDREKVYIETILVPLVQKLPQLKIVMEHITTMDAVKFVMSCKEGSVGATVTPQHLILNRNALFQGGLQPHNYCLPVLKREIHRQAIVSAVTSGSKRFFLGTDSAPHEKRKKECACGCAGIFNAPVALSVYAKVFEEAGALDKLEAFTSFNGSDFYGLPRNKSKLTLKKAPWKVPELLSFPFGDIVPMFAGGTLEWEVSLN, encoded by the exons ATGATAAAGACTTTGCCACTTCCTTGCCaa GTACTGAGATTCTCTTCCAAAAGGTTCGAAAATCATAAGCGCTTTAATTGTAAAGGAACAAGGATGGAACTCAGTATTACACAACCTGATGATTGGCATCTTCACCTTCGTGATGGTGACCTACTTGAAGGTGTCATCCCTCATAG TGCCAAGCATTTCGGAAGGGCAATAGTGATGCCCAATTTGAAACCACCCATCACTACTACTGCAGCTGCTTTGGCTTATAGGGAGTCCATTTTGAAAGCATTGCCTAAAGATAGCAGCTTCACTCCTTTGATGACCCTTTACTTAACAGATATGACAAGCCCTGATGAGATTAAACGTGCAA AAAAGAGTGGAGCTGTTTATGGTGTGAAGTTGTATCCTGCTGGTGCTACCACAAATTCTCAAGATGGTGTTACAGATCTTTTTGGAAAATGCTTTCCTGTTCTTGAGGAAATGGTTGAGCAAGATTTACCATTACTG GTTCATGGAGAAGTTACAGATCCAAATGTTGATATTTTTGACCGGGAAAAGGTTTATATTGAAACGATTTTAGTGCCTTTGGTGCAAAAGCTTCCACAGCTTAAGATTGTAATGGAGCATATTACTACCATGGATGCTGTCAAGTTTGTTATGTCTTGCAAAGAGG GTTCTGTAGGTGCAACTGTTACACCTCAGCATCTTATCCTTAACCGCAATGCTTTGTTCCAAGGTGGCTTGCAGCCTCACAATTACTGTCTTCCAGTTCTCAAAAGAGAGATCCACA GACAGGCTATTGTTTCGGCTGTCACTAGCGGAAGTAAGAGATTTTTTCTCGGAACTGATAGTGCTCCACATGAAAAGCGTAAAAAGGAATGTGCTTGTGGATGTGCTGGCATATTCAATGCTCCTGTTGCTCTATCAGTCTATGCCAAAGTCTTTGAGGAG GCTGGTGCACTCGATAAGTTGGAGGCCTTTACAAGCTTTAATGGGTCTGACTTCTATGGCTTACCCAGAAACAAGTCAAAGCTTACTCTAAAGAAGGCTCCATGGAAAGTACCTGAACTGTTATCTTTTCCGTTCGGAGACATCGTTCCCATGTTTGCAGGCGGAACCCTTGAATGGGAGGTATCCCTTAATTGA
- the LOC130963705 gene encoding dihydroorotase, mitochondrial-like isoform X1, whose amino-acid sequence MFGEKGSHGTNINKCCILNLLLFCMDKCRMFGEMVLRFSSKRFENHKRFNCKGTRMELSITQPDDWHLHLRDGDLLEGVIPHSAKHFGRAIVMPNLKPPITTTAAALAYRESILKALPKDSSFTPLMTLYLTDMTSPDEIKRAKKSGAVYGVKLYPAGATTNSQDGVTDLFGKCFPVLEEMVEQDLPLLVHGEVTDPNVDIFDREKVYIETILVPLVQKLPQLKIVMEHITTMDAVKFVMSCKEGSVGATVTPQHLILNRNALFQGGLQPHNYCLPVLKREIHRQAIVSAVTSGSKRFFLGTDSAPHEKRKKECACGCAGIFNAPVALSVYAKVFEEAGALDKLEAFTSFNGSDFYGLPRNKSKLTLKKAPWKVPELLSFPFGDIVPMFAGGTLEWEVSLN is encoded by the exons ATGTTTGGGGAAAAGGGGAGTCATGGTACCAACATCAACAAGTGTTGCATATTGAACTTGTTGCTATTTTGCATGGATAAGTGTAGAATGTTTGGGGAGATG GTACTGAGATTCTCTTCCAAAAGGTTCGAAAATCATAAGCGCTTTAATTGTAAAGGAACAAGGATGGAACTCAGTATTACACAACCTGATGATTGGCATCTTCACCTTCGTGATGGTGACCTACTTGAAGGTGTCATCCCTCATAG TGCCAAGCATTTCGGAAGGGCAATAGTGATGCCCAATTTGAAACCACCCATCACTACTACTGCAGCTGCTTTGGCTTATAGGGAGTCCATTTTGAAAGCATTGCCTAAAGATAGCAGCTTCACTCCTTTGATGACCCTTTACTTAACAGATATGACAAGCCCTGATGAGATTAAACGTGCAA AAAAGAGTGGAGCTGTTTATGGTGTGAAGTTGTATCCTGCTGGTGCTACCACAAATTCTCAAGATGGTGTTACAGATCTTTTTGGAAAATGCTTTCCTGTTCTTGAGGAAATGGTTGAGCAAGATTTACCATTACTG GTTCATGGAGAAGTTACAGATCCAAATGTTGATATTTTTGACCGGGAAAAGGTTTATATTGAAACGATTTTAGTGCCTTTGGTGCAAAAGCTTCCACAGCTTAAGATTGTAATGGAGCATATTACTACCATGGATGCTGTCAAGTTTGTTATGTCTTGCAAAGAGG GTTCTGTAGGTGCAACTGTTACACCTCAGCATCTTATCCTTAACCGCAATGCTTTGTTCCAAGGTGGCTTGCAGCCTCACAATTACTGTCTTCCAGTTCTCAAAAGAGAGATCCACA GACAGGCTATTGTTTCGGCTGTCACTAGCGGAAGTAAGAGATTTTTTCTCGGAACTGATAGTGCTCCACATGAAAAGCGTAAAAAGGAATGTGCTTGTGGATGTGCTGGCATATTCAATGCTCCTGTTGCTCTATCAGTCTATGCCAAAGTCTTTGAGGAG GCTGGTGCACTCGATAAGTTGGAGGCCTTTACAAGCTTTAATGGGTCTGACTTCTATGGCTTACCCAGAAACAAGTCAAAGCTTACTCTAAAGAAGGCTCCATGGAAAGTACCTGAACTGTTATCTTTTCCGTTCGGAGACATCGTTCCCATGTTTGCAGGCGGAACCCTTGAATGGGAGGTATCCCTTAATTGA
- the LOC130963705 gene encoding dihydroorotase, mitochondrial-like isoform X3 gives MELSITQPDDWHLHLRDGDLLEGVIPHSAKHFGRAIVMPNLKPPITTTAAALAYRESILKALPKDSSFTPLMTLYLTDMTSPDEIKRAKKSGAVYGVKLYPAGATTNSQDGVTDLFGKCFPVLEEMVEQDLPLLVHGEVTDPNVDIFDREKVYIETILVPLVQKLPQLKIVMEHITTMDAVKFVMSCKEGSVGATVTPQHLILNRNALFQGGLQPHNYCLPVLKREIHRQAIVSAVTSGSKRFFLGTDSAPHEKRKKECACGCAGIFNAPVALSVYAKVFEEAGALDKLEAFTSFNGSDFYGLPRNKSKLTLKKAPWKVPELLSFPFGDIVPMFAGGTLEWEVSLN, from the exons ATGGAACTCAGTATTACACAACCTGATGATTGGCATCTTCACCTTCGTGATGGTGACCTACTTGAAGGTGTCATCCCTCATAG TGCCAAGCATTTCGGAAGGGCAATAGTGATGCCCAATTTGAAACCACCCATCACTACTACTGCAGCTGCTTTGGCTTATAGGGAGTCCATTTTGAAAGCATTGCCTAAAGATAGCAGCTTCACTCCTTTGATGACCCTTTACTTAACAGATATGACAAGCCCTGATGAGATTAAACGTGCAA AAAAGAGTGGAGCTGTTTATGGTGTGAAGTTGTATCCTGCTGGTGCTACCACAAATTCTCAAGATGGTGTTACAGATCTTTTTGGAAAATGCTTTCCTGTTCTTGAGGAAATGGTTGAGCAAGATTTACCATTACTG GTTCATGGAGAAGTTACAGATCCAAATGTTGATATTTTTGACCGGGAAAAGGTTTATATTGAAACGATTTTAGTGCCTTTGGTGCAAAAGCTTCCACAGCTTAAGATTGTAATGGAGCATATTACTACCATGGATGCTGTCAAGTTTGTTATGTCTTGCAAAGAGG GTTCTGTAGGTGCAACTGTTACACCTCAGCATCTTATCCTTAACCGCAATGCTTTGTTCCAAGGTGGCTTGCAGCCTCACAATTACTGTCTTCCAGTTCTCAAAAGAGAGATCCACA GACAGGCTATTGTTTCGGCTGTCACTAGCGGAAGTAAGAGATTTTTTCTCGGAACTGATAGTGCTCCACATGAAAAGCGTAAAAAGGAATGTGCTTGTGGATGTGCTGGCATATTCAATGCTCCTGTTGCTCTATCAGTCTATGCCAAAGTCTTTGAGGAG GCTGGTGCACTCGATAAGTTGGAGGCCTTTACAAGCTTTAATGGGTCTGACTTCTATGGCTTACCCAGAAACAAGTCAAAGCTTACTCTAAAGAAGGCTCCATGGAAAGTACCTGAACTGTTATCTTTTCCGTTCGGAGACATCGTTCCCATGTTTGCAGGCGGAACCCTTGAATGGGAGGTATCCCTTAATTGA